TTAGACACAAtacgtacatatatatatatatatatgaatttaaAGGTACCATAATAGAGTTACCAAAAGAAGACTAACGCACCCCAAAAGTTGCAGGTGACAAAGGTCCGACAGTTACAAATAACGGAGCATTTTTCAAAAGAAAGGAGACAAcgaaggcccctcagctgggggcataatacaaaggagttcggttaaaaacgAAGTCAGCATAACAcaatcaaggataaggaagacgaggaaaggtgACACCCTCCgcttggagctcagcctccgcaaaaGCATTGTTGATATAATCGATGGCAGAACGCTTAAACCGCGCctccatctcagaagcctgagctGACAGATCAGAAGCCGACTTCTGACGAAGCTCCCTAAGCTGAGCACTGAGTTGATCGTTAGCTCGCTGAAGAGCCTCAGCCTTAAAtttagcagcagcatcaaactggcgagatatttccAACTGGGATATCTGACCCTCGAGGTTGCTGATCTTAgcatttgcacccaccagctCTCTTGGAGACCTACGGATACGAAGGATATTAGAGACAATACAAAGCAACTAAAGATACGAGGAATACTACGAAGGGAATAGtcatcctaagctacctccggcatggatatgggactcttctaaactatgctgAGATTCAACAAGGTCCACCTCAGCCGTATCAAGATCATCCAAATGGGTATCCCTTTCAGTCCGAAGATCGTCAACATCTATGCGGAGCGACGCATTCTCATAAGATTAAGCTcggtacacattctctaactcttcaaatctttttactaaggatgcatgagacatagaagaaggcacggagccggcgtcgacaagtttgttcttaagggaGCATACCTCGGAGGTCAATACATTATGATCTGCAGTGACCTTGGCTAAAGAAGcgcaagcatcttcaaaatcagCATGATATTTCTTACGAATAACTTCTTGAGCAGAGAGATATTTCtaaactaaggcaatatcctccttttgctttaaaataagaCCTTCTTTCCatctaagggcttcgtcacactccttacgaagcgCAACTATCTTCTTCACTAAATCAACATTATGGgaagactcaagggaaagctgggcctcattatgaacggtcacattcatcaacctatcagacttcttttggTAACACCAGATGTCGGAGGTTAGCTTAGACACTTGATCTTGGAgatatctaagttcactagaactACTGGCTGGCAGACGAAAGTTGTCTCAGAACCAAGCAACCACAAAGTAAAGAAACAAGCTATGGAGAAGGAAAAAACTAACGAATAGATTTGGAGGACTCAGTGGCTAAGGCAGAATCAGCAGCTTTACGACCCTCCTCGACAACCTTAGCAGCgttattagctctctcaagatCCAATAAGCAACCTTCCAGAGACCTCTGCGCCTTCCTTAGGTcaccctccaacgaagatatcctaGCAATTGAAGCAGCATCACTAGACGAAGGCTGCTGAGGAATAGCAAGGGCATAGTCTTGACGAGCACGCTCCAGTAGGGCATTCAGATGAAGCTGCAAACAAGGCAGTATGAGAGCAGGCGAGGGAGTAAATCGAGAAGAAAGGCGACAAAGTAAGAATCACTTACCGAGAATGCTGAGAGACAAGGGAGAAAGCTGAGAGACAAGGGAGAAGGCTAGCTCGTGAATACAAAAAGTGGGTAATCCCTAGAAACCTTGTGGTAGAAGAATATGTGTTGcgtcaaacaccaccataccaaaaGAAGAAGGAATGGGGAAAGCTAGCTCCAACGTGGGACGAACCCTACATTATACACGACATTGCTGGAAAAGGTttatactacctaaggaacctcaaaggGGAGGTATTACAACACCCCTGgaacgcaatgtacctaaagaagtattacccgtaagagaatggttatcactCAGGAGAACAAGAGAAGGGGCGGAAGCCCACCATgttttatccctgatcaaaggtattataaacctaactaatcaatgaaagaaactttttgctaagagaaagtgtatgttgattaaaacaaagtgggttagaatagacaccctccatcagaattgacgatgagacaaggcacgacataactgcgcatatgtcaatctcagATCCTAAGGGCAAACGAATCCCTCCAAAAGGCAAATAATGAGCAATATATCCCATAAacagagataccttgtcgaagtaaagcagcaatcacgatgaacgcgtagggttacaggaaaaatattgcccacgtaggaaccctcgccaccacggtaccttctggccaaaggatactaacgtaggacgatgaatgttccaccagaggttaaaaagataaaaatacctTAGCACCTAGTGATGACTCGAACGTGCAAAtaattagacacaatacgtctacatatatatatatatatatatatatgaatttaaAGATACCATAATAGAGTTACCAAAAGAAGACTAACGCAGCCCAAAAGTTGCTGGTGACAAAGGTCTGACAGTTACAAATAACGGAGCATTTTTTCAAAAGAAAGGAGACAACGAAGGCCCTTCAGATGGGGGCATAATACAataaaggagttcggttaaaaacgAAGTCAGCATAACAcaatcaaggataaggaagatgAGGAAAGGTGACACCCTCCgcttggagctca
Above is a genomic segment from Papaver somniferum cultivar HN1 chromosome 10, ASM357369v1, whole genome shotgun sequence containing:
- the LOC113316236 gene encoding kinetochore protein nuf2-like; the encoded protein is MEAFMDTYASFLPCLSAFSLHLNALLERARQDYALAIPQQPSSSDAASIARISSLEGDLRKAQRSLEGCLLDLERANNAAKVVEEGRKAADSALATESSKSIRLQEKLVGANAKISNREGQISQLEISRQLDAAAKFKAEALQRANDQLSAQLRELRQKSAPDLSSQASEMKLRFKRSSIDYINNAFAEAELQAEGLHLNALLERARQDYALAIPQQPSSSDAASIARISSLEGDLRKAQRSLEGCLLDLERANNAAKVVEEGRKAADSALATESSKSIHVDDLRTERDTHLDDLDTAEVDLVESQHSLEESPRELVGANAKISNLEGQISQLEISRQFDAAAKFKAEALQRANDQLSAQLRELRQKSASDLSAQASEMEARFKRSAIDYINNAFAEAELQAEGVTFPRLPYP